GTGCTCTTCAAGGCGGCGCATGATCAACGCCGCTCGCTCCTGCTTCCTCAAGACGGGACGCTGCTGCAACCAAAGCCCAGTTTGTAGGCTCGCTTCAGCGCACTCAGCCCATGGGAAGCAGCTTCGGCGATCTCTTCCGCATCAGCACCTTCGGCGAATCGCACGGCGGCGGTGTTGGCGTGATCGTGGAGGGCTGTCCGCCGCGATTGGACCTCGACCTGGACGCGATCCAGAACGACCTGGATCGGCGCAAACCGGGCCAGAGCAAGATCACCACCCCGCGCAAGGAAGACGACCGGGTCGAAATCCTAAGCGGCCTGCTCGACGGGGTCACCCTGGGCACCCCGATTGCGATGGTGGTCCGCAACAAGGACCAGCGTCCGCAGGACTACAAGGAAATGGAGGTGGCCTTCCGCCCCTCCCATGCCGACGCCACCTACCAGGCCAAGTACGGCATTCAGGCCCGCAGCGGCGGCGGACGGGCTTCAGCCCGGGAAACAATCGGCCGCGTGGCCGCCGGTGCGATTGCCAAACAGCTGCTGAACAAAGCCAACGGCACCGAAGTCGTGGCCTGGGTCAAGCGCATTCACGACATCGAGGCGCCGATCGATCCAGCGGCCGTGACCCTCGATGCCGTTGAAAGCAACATCGTGCGCTGTCCCGATGGTGCCGTTGCCGAAAGGATGATCGAGCGCATCGAAGCGATTGGCCGCGAAGGCGACTCCTGCGGTGGCGTCATCGAATGTGTCGTCCGCGGCGTCCCCGCCGGATTGGGCATGCCCGTCTTCGACAAGCTCGAAGCGGATCTGGCCAAGGCGGTGATGTCGCTGCCCGCCACCAAGGGCTTTGAGATTGGATCGGGCTTTGCCGGGACCTTGCTCAAGGGCAGTGAGCACAACGACGCCTTCCTCCCCACCGCCGACGGGAGCCTGCACACCGCCACCAACAATTCCGGCGGGATTCAGGGGGGCATCAGCAACGGCGAATCAATCGTGATTCGCGTGGCCTTCAAGCCGACGGCGACGATCCGCAAGGCGCAGCAGACGATTAATGCGCGCGGTGAGGCGACGACCCTGGAAGCAAAAGGTCGGCACGACCCCTGCGTATTGCCCAGGGCCGTGCCGATGGTGGAAGCGATGGTCGCCCTTGTTCTGGCGGACCACCTGCTGAGGCAGCAGGGTCAGTGCAGCCTCTGGTGACGAGGGCTCAACGCACGCTGGTCAGCTGACCGGCGCCATTGGTGGAGGGGGCCCCACCCAAGCGGCCGACGGCCTTTGCCATCCGCTTCGCCACTGAACCACCGCGGGTCGCACCGGTCTTCTTCACCGGGTTACGGGCGGCTTTTTTGGCGACGGGCTTGGCCTTCGGAGCCACCTTGGATTTCGCCGCTGCAGCGGGCTTGGCCTTCGCTGCGGTGCTAGCCGCTTTCTTGGGGGCGGCCTTCTTCACAGCTGCGGGCTTCGCTTTGGCGGCGGGCCGCTTGGTGGTGGTTGCCGATGCCTTTTTGGCCGACGCCTTTTTGGGGGCTGCTTTCTTTGGAGCGGCCTTGCTGATCGTGGTGCGACTGCGGTGGCTCAGGATCAGCGCCCATTCCGCATCCGAGAGATTGGCCGGCTTGGCGCCATGGGCGTTAGCCAATTTGGCTGCTTTCTCGATGTCGGAAATGAGGTTTTTCCAGGAGGTCGCGAAGCGCTTGTCGGATTGCGACTTGGCACCGCTTTCAACCAGGGTTTCGACAACCCCAGCGGCGGTGACTTTTTTGCGCCTGCGGTTGAAGATCTCCTTTTGGAGCTGAGCGATCAGAGCATCAGCTTTATCGCTCAACTTGATGGTGAGTTGAGACATGCATCGAAAGACGTCTATCTCATGAGTAACACTCTGGTCTCAATCTGACAACAAAGCGTCATTGGCGCGCTGCTCGAGCCATGCCAAAAGGGTGGTCAACCCCGGCCGCAGTTTCACGGACTCGCCGGGAGCCGTAGACGTCTCAAAGAGGCTGCCCCCCAAGGC
This DNA window, taken from Synechococcus sp. LTW-R, encodes the following:
- the aroC gene encoding chorismate synthase, producing the protein MGSSFGDLFRISTFGESHGGGVGVIVEGCPPRLDLDLDAIQNDLDRRKPGQSKITTPRKEDDRVEILSGLLDGVTLGTPIAMVVRNKDQRPQDYKEMEVAFRPSHADATYQAKYGIQARSGGGRASARETIGRVAAGAIAKQLLNKANGTEVVAWVKRIHDIEAPIDPAAVTLDAVESNIVRCPDGAVAERMIERIEAIGREGDSCGGVIECVVRGVPAGLGMPVFDKLEADLAKAVMSLPATKGFEIGSGFAGTLLKGSEHNDAFLPTADGSLHTATNNSGGIQGGISNGESIVIRVAFKPTATIRKAQQTINARGEATTLEAKGRHDPCVLPRAVPMVEAMVALVLADHLLRQQGQCSLW